The following nucleotide sequence is from uncultured Draconibacterium sp..
TTGGCTGTGTAGAATGCCACCTTCCACCAAAAGGACAAGGCTACCTGAAAGAAAAAGTAAAAGCCGGAGCCCGCGATGCGTATGGTTATTTCTTTAAAGACAGTGCCGATTTTAACTGGGAAGCCAAGTCTTCGCTTGAGCAGGCACAACATTTTGTTTTTGAAGAATCGTGCATCAGCTGCCACAATAATTTATTTCCGCTAACACTTACTTCCGAAGGTCAGCAAGCGCACCTTTATTATTCGCAAAACGAAGAGGAACTGCGCTGTATCAACTGCCACCTAAATGTTGGCCATTACGATCCGAATGCGCTGCATGCTAAAAATGTTGAGTTTGGAAGTTCCGGTGCCGAGGCAAAGGAAAATTATACAACTGCAGCCGAAGTCACGGCTCATGAAGATTATACCGAAACTATCCCGGGAACAACCATTGCATTTAATATGAAAGCAATTCCGGGCGGAAGTTTCAAAATTGGAAGTCCTGAATCGGAACAACTTCGAGAAAGTGATGAAGGCCCGCAAAAAACAGTCAATGTAAGTTCGTTCTTTATGGCCGAAATAGAAGTGAGCTGGGATGAATATCTGGCCTTTTACAGCGCCACTGCCGCCGAAGGCAGAACCACCGACACCGAAGGCTCACGCACCGAAGCCGATGTTGATGCGATTTCAGGCCCAACACCACCTTACGGACAGCCCGACCAAAACTGGGGAATGGGCAGCCGGCCGGCTATTACTATGAGTTACCATTCAGCCGAAACCTACTGCAAATGGTTATCGCAGGTTACCGGAAAAACCTACCGCTTGCCAACTGAAGCAGAGTGGGAATATGCAGCCCGCGGAGGCACTGAAACTCCGTTCTTCTTTGAAGGTCAGCCTAAAGATTTTAAAGGCAAAAACTTTATTGGAAAACTATTCGGGAAAGGGAGCGACATTATTAATAACTACGTTATTTACGAGAAAAACAGTAGCCTGAAAACGGCCAAACCTGATGTTGTTGAAGCCAATCCGTATGGGTTGAAAAATATGCTTGGCAATGCCGCAGAATATTGTGCCGACTGGTATGCCGAAGATGCCTATTCGAAATTAAGCGATGGCACTACCGACCCAAAAGGACCAGCTTCCGGTGAAGAACACGTTATTCGTGGCGGAACATTTAAAAGCCCGGTTGGCGAAGTCAGAAGTGCGGCACGCGATTACACGCGCAGCAAAGCATGGATGAAAACCGATCCACAAATGCCGAAGAGTATCTGGTGGTTATCGGATTGTAATTATA
It contains:
- a CDS encoding SUMF1/EgtB/PvdO family nonheme iron enzyme, translating into MALFQRFGNYLRKKLLLIIFIGFIIGIAVTISSLKVIEATSTNESCEVCHVHPHVFDSWKLSVHHENRTGMHIGCVECHLPPKGQGYLKEKVKAGARDAYGYFFKDSADFNWEAKSSLEQAQHFVFEESCISCHNNLFPLTLTSEGQQAHLYYSQNEEELRCINCHLNVGHYDPNALHAKNVEFGSSGAEAKENYTTAAEVTAHEDYTETIPGTTIAFNMKAIPGGSFKIGSPESEQLRESDEGPQKTVNVSSFFMAEIEVSWDEYLAFYSATAAEGRTTDTEGSRTEADVDAISGPTPPYGQPDQNWGMGSRPAITMSYHSAETYCKWLSQVTGKTYRLPTEAEWEYAARGGTETPFFFEGQPKDFKGKNFIGKLFGKGSDIINNYVIYEKNSSLKTAKPDVVEANPYGLKNMLGNAAEYCADWYAEDAYSKLSDGTTDPKGPASGEEHVIRGGTFKSPVGEVRSAARDYTRSKAWMKTDPQMPKSIWWLSDCNYISFRVVCEFDDNTGK